In Horticoccus luteus, the following proteins share a genomic window:
- a CDS encoding NADP-dependent isocitrate dehydrogenase, which translates to MSANPTIIYTKTDEAPALATYSLLPIVQAFTKHAGLAVETRDISLAGRILAAFSDLLPANQKTADALAELGALTQKPEANIIKLPNISASIPQLKAAIAELQAKGYALPDFPETPTTAAEKDAKARYAKVLGSAVNPVLREGNSDRRAPKAVKAYARAHPHSMGAWSPTSKTSVATMGHDDFYSNEKSVTVPAATTARIEFVPQPGPDGQQEATVVLKDKIALQAGEIFDATFMNRKALGAFFAQQIMKAKKDDVLFSLHLKATMMKVSDPIMFGLCVRVFFKDLFTKHTAVLASLGVDLNNGFGDLLGKIEKLPSDQKSAIEADIKAVFAARPAVAMVNSDKGITNLHIPSDVIVDASMPAMIRTSGQMWNAAGKGQDTLCVIPDSSYAGVYATVIDFCKKHGAFDPKTMGTVPNVGLMAQAAEEYGSHNKTFQAPANGTIQVVDATGKVLTEHAVETGDIWRACQTKDAPVQDWVKLAVNRARLSGMPAIFWLDEKRPHDAQIIAKVKTYLAQHDTAGLDLKILAPAAACLATLERLKAGQDTISVTGNVLRDYLTDLFPILEVGTSAKMLSIVPLMNGGGLFETGAGGSAPKHVQQFTEENFLRWDSLGEFFALAASFEHLGITQNHAKAKVLAETLDEANGKFLENDKSPARKVGAGIDNRGSHFYLALYWAHALAAQNTDADLKARFAPIAEKLTAAEKQIVAEMIAVQGQPTDIGGYYQPDDEKASAALRPSKTLNDILATV; encoded by the coding sequence ATGTCCGCGAACCCGACCATCATCTACACCAAGACCGACGAAGCGCCCGCGCTCGCCACCTACTCGCTCCTCCCGATCGTGCAGGCGTTTACCAAGCACGCTGGCCTCGCCGTCGAAACGCGCGACATCTCCCTCGCGGGCCGCATCCTCGCCGCTTTCTCCGACCTCCTTCCGGCGAACCAGAAAACCGCTGACGCTCTCGCCGAACTCGGCGCCCTCACGCAGAAGCCCGAGGCCAACATCATCAAGCTCCCCAACATCTCCGCCTCCATCCCGCAGTTGAAGGCCGCCATCGCCGAGCTCCAGGCCAAGGGTTACGCGCTCCCCGATTTCCCCGAAACGCCCACGACCGCCGCTGAGAAGGACGCCAAGGCCCGCTACGCGAAAGTCCTCGGCTCCGCCGTGAATCCCGTCCTCCGCGAAGGCAACTCCGACCGCCGTGCACCGAAGGCCGTCAAGGCTTACGCCCGCGCTCATCCGCACTCCATGGGCGCGTGGTCGCCGACCTCGAAGACGTCCGTCGCCACGATGGGCCACGACGATTTCTACTCCAACGAAAAGTCCGTCACCGTCCCCGCCGCGACGACTGCCCGCATCGAATTCGTTCCGCAGCCCGGCCCCGACGGCCAGCAGGAAGCCACCGTCGTCCTCAAAGACAAAATCGCTCTCCAGGCCGGCGAAATTTTCGACGCCACGTTCATGAACCGGAAGGCCCTCGGCGCCTTCTTCGCGCAGCAAATCATGAAGGCCAAGAAGGACGACGTTCTCTTTTCCCTCCATCTCAAAGCCACCATGATGAAGGTCTCCGACCCGATCATGTTCGGCCTCTGCGTCCGCGTCTTCTTCAAAGACCTTTTCACCAAACACACCGCCGTCCTCGCCTCCCTCGGCGTCGATCTGAACAACGGTTTCGGCGACCTCCTCGGCAAAATCGAAAAACTTCCCTCCGACCAGAAGTCCGCCATCGAAGCCGACATCAAAGCCGTCTTCGCCGCGCGCCCCGCCGTCGCGATGGTCAATTCCGACAAAGGCATCACCAACCTCCACATCCCCAGCGACGTCATCGTCGATGCCTCCATGCCCGCGATGATCCGCACCTCCGGCCAGATGTGGAACGCCGCCGGCAAAGGCCAGGACACCCTCTGCGTCATCCCCGACAGCAGCTACGCCGGCGTCTACGCGACCGTCATCGACTTCTGCAAAAAGCACGGCGCCTTCGATCCGAAGACCATGGGCACCGTCCCCAACGTCGGCCTCATGGCGCAGGCCGCCGAGGAATACGGCTCGCACAACAAAACCTTCCAAGCGCCCGCCAACGGCACCATCCAAGTCGTCGATGCCACCGGGAAAGTGCTCACCGAGCACGCCGTCGAGACCGGCGACATCTGGCGCGCCTGCCAGACGAAGGACGCACCCGTGCAAGACTGGGTGAAACTCGCCGTCAACCGCGCCCGCCTCTCCGGGATGCCCGCCATTTTCTGGCTCGACGAGAAACGCCCGCACGACGCCCAGATCATCGCGAAGGTGAAAACGTATCTCGCCCAACACGACACCGCCGGCCTCGATCTTAAAATCCTCGCGCCCGCCGCCGCGTGTCTCGCCACACTCGAACGTCTCAAAGCCGGCCAGGACACCATCAGCGTCACCGGCAACGTCCTCCGCGACTACCTCACCGACCTCTTCCCGATCCTCGAAGTCGGCACCAGCGCGAAGATGCTCTCGATCGTCCCGTTGATGAACGGTGGCGGCCTCTTCGAAACCGGCGCCGGCGGCTCCGCGCCGAAACACGTGCAGCAATTCACCGAAGAAAACTTCCTCCGCTGGGACAGCCTCGGCGAATTCTTCGCCCTCGCCGCGAGCTTCGAACACCTCGGCATCACGCAAAACCACGCGAAAGCGAAAGTCCTCGCCGAGACGCTCGATGAAGCCAACGGCAAGTTCCTGGAGAACGACAAAAGCCCCGCCCGCAAAGTCGGCGCCGGCATCGACAACCGCGGCAGCCATTTCTACCTCGCGCTCTACTGGGCGCACGCCCTCGCCGCGCAAAACACCGACGCCGATCTCAAAGCCCGCTTCGCGCCGATCGCCGAGAAACTCACTGCTGCCGAAAAGCAAATCGTCGCCGAAATGATCGCCGTCCAAGGCCAGCCCACCGACATCGGCGGCTATTATCAACCCGACGACGAAAAAGCCTCCGCCGCCCTGCGCCCCAGCAAGACCCTGAACGACATCCTCGCGACCGTCTGA
- the xylB gene encoding xylulokinase — MSLFIGIDSGTQSTKAVVLDLEKGAVIAEARAPHRLIAGLPAGHMEQHPQEWAAALDAVVAEVAGKIDRARVRGIGVSGQQHGFVPLDENGAVIRPAKLWCDTSTRAECALITKKLGGPRGAIRATGNLILPGFTAPKILWLKRHEPANYRRLRHVLLPHDFLNFHLTGNFFMEHGDASGTALMDVRRRAWSAAAVRAIDPQLAEWLPALSESSVAAGPLRPELAKTFGLPAGVVVSAGGGDNMMGAIGTGNVKPGVVTASFGTSGTIYAFADAPVVDPRGEIAAFCSSTGGWLPLLCTMNVTTVTEHVRSLFGYDHAALNAAVQGAAAGAGGLVLLPYLAGERTPNVPLGSGVLLGLNGRNFTAGNLARAAMEGVTLGMNYGLRRLGELGVKAKEIRVTGGGAKSAVWRQVMADIFGVPVVAMAEDEGAALGGALQAAWCVALREGRKTKLATLTGAVVRVNEATRVAPDRKRHAHYRALQALQDELSGAVREVFARHRATIGEE, encoded by the coding sequence ATGAGTCTCTTCATCGGCATTGATTCCGGCACGCAGAGCACGAAGGCGGTGGTGCTTGATTTGGAAAAGGGCGCGGTGATCGCGGAGGCGCGCGCGCCGCACCGGTTGATCGCGGGGCTGCCGGCGGGGCACATGGAACAGCATCCGCAGGAATGGGCGGCGGCGCTCGACGCGGTGGTGGCGGAGGTGGCGGGAAAGATCGATCGCGCGCGGGTGCGCGGCATCGGCGTGTCGGGGCAGCAGCATGGGTTCGTGCCGCTGGACGAAAACGGCGCGGTGATCCGGCCGGCGAAGTTGTGGTGCGATACGAGCACGAGGGCGGAGTGCGCGTTGATCACGAAAAAACTGGGCGGTCCGCGCGGGGCGATCCGGGCGACGGGGAATCTGATTCTGCCGGGGTTTACGGCGCCGAAGATATTGTGGCTGAAGCGGCACGAGCCGGCGAATTACCGGCGGTTGCGGCACGTGTTGTTGCCGCACGATTTTCTGAATTTCCACCTGACGGGAAATTTTTTCATGGAGCACGGCGATGCGTCCGGCACGGCGTTGATGGACGTGCGGCGGCGCGCGTGGTCGGCGGCGGCGGTGCGGGCGATCGATCCGCAGCTTGCGGAATGGTTGCCGGCCTTAAGTGAATCGAGCGTGGCGGCAGGGCCGCTGCGGCCGGAGCTGGCGAAGACGTTTGGGTTGCCCGCTGGCGTGGTGGTGAGTGCGGGCGGCGGCGACAACATGATGGGCGCGATCGGCACGGGCAACGTGAAGCCGGGCGTGGTGACGGCGAGCTTCGGCACGAGTGGGACGATTTACGCTTTTGCGGATGCGCCGGTGGTGGATCCACGCGGGGAGATTGCGGCATTTTGTTCGTCGACGGGCGGGTGGCTACCGCTGTTGTGCACGATGAACGTCACGACCGTGACGGAGCACGTGCGGTCGCTTTTCGGATACGACCATGCGGCGCTCAACGCGGCCGTGCAGGGCGCGGCGGCGGGGGCGGGCGGTCTCGTGTTGCTGCCGTATCTGGCGGGCGAGCGGACGCCGAATGTGCCGCTCGGCTCGGGCGTGCTGCTGGGATTAAACGGGCGGAATTTCACCGCCGGAAATCTGGCGCGCGCCGCGATGGAGGGCGTGACGCTGGGGATGAATTACGGCCTGCGGCGTCTCGGCGAACTTGGCGTTAAGGCGAAGGAGATTCGCGTGACAGGGGGCGGCGCGAAGTCTGCGGTGTGGCGGCAGGTGATGGCGGATATTTTTGGCGTGCCGGTGGTCGCGATGGCCGAGGATGAAGGCGCGGCGCTTGGAGGCGCGTTGCAGGCAGCGTGGTGTGTGGCGTTGCGCGAGGGGCGGAAGACGAAACTCGCGACGTTGACGGGCGCGGTGGTGCGAGTGAACGAAGCGACGCGCGTCGCGCCGGACCGGAAGCGTCACGCGCACTATCGCGCGTTGCAGGCGTTGCAGGATGAATTGAGCGGCGCGGTGCGCGAGGTTTTCGCGCGACACCGGGCCACGATCGGGGAGGAGTAG
- a CDS encoding YdeI/OmpD-associated family protein gives MPRTDPRIDAYIAKSAPFAQPILRHLRALVHAAAPEVEETIKWNMPNFVRGGKILCGMAAFKAHCSFGFWHRGMTELLVKEGFATEEAMGHLGRITGPGDLPSDATLRRFIKAAAKLMDSAPARPRPAPSPRIALRVPADLATALRTHAAAAATFKAFSYSKRKDYIEWLTEAKRPATREQRLATTLEWLAAGKARNWKYERR, from the coding sequence ATGCCTCGCACCGATCCCCGTATCGACGCCTACATCGCCAAGTCCGCCCCGTTTGCCCAGCCCATCCTTCGCCATCTTCGCGCCCTCGTGCACGCCGCGGCTCCGGAGGTGGAAGAAACCATCAAGTGGAACATGCCCAACTTCGTGCGCGGCGGAAAAATCCTCTGCGGCATGGCGGCCTTCAAAGCGCACTGCTCTTTCGGTTTCTGGCACCGCGGCATGACCGAACTGCTCGTCAAGGAAGGCTTCGCCACCGAGGAGGCGATGGGGCACCTCGGACGCATCACCGGCCCGGGCGATCTCCCGTCCGATGCCACCTTGCGCCGCTTCATCAAAGCCGCCGCGAAACTCATGGACTCCGCGCCCGCGCGCCCCCGGCCCGCGCCGTCGCCGCGCATCGCGCTCCGCGTGCCTGCCGATCTCGCCACCGCGTTGCGCACCCATGCCGCCGCCGCCGCCACCTTCAAGGCCTTCAGCTACTCCAAACGCAAAGACTACATCGAGTGGCTCACCGAAGCGAAACGCCCCGCGACCCGCGAGCAACGCCTCGCCACCACTCTCGAGTGGCTCGCCGCCGGCAAGGCGCGCAATTGGAAATACGAACGCCGCTGA
- a CDS encoding flavin monoamine oxidase family protein yields MKDCDVIVIGAGVAGLAAAGGIARDGWHVRVIEARDRVGGRVWTIRPRGWCEPVELGAAFVHGGNAALWAAMRRAKMATRRTPGKHWLGNVDGIEATNDLSRRIVGVTQRIDAQRMRGWSFARFLKTVAGDVSADDRMLTESFVEGFEAASLDEMSAASLAGESPDDAEQFIVPGGYDGLVQQLAEEAVGAGAEFELKEEVTDVRWRKGDVAVRLRGGDMRRARAVVVTLPIGVWHQGSVTFAPRLRAKERAAARIGNGQVVRLTLRLDVGRWRALRARGRAPAGRLGFGFIHSRIAGVPVWWSMTKTPVLTGWAGGPAASVLRGATDGEVRQRAEQSLATLLGVPVTALRGAVRGIKLHRWDRDPWSGGAYSFVRAGGEGAARALRAVVQETMFFAGEATAEGEEVGTVHGALGSGVRAAEEVRNVFMVNARGRRGR; encoded by the coding sequence ATGAAGGACTGCGATGTGATCGTCATTGGGGCTGGCGTGGCGGGACTGGCGGCGGCGGGCGGCATCGCTCGAGACGGCTGGCACGTGCGCGTGATCGAGGCGCGCGATCGGGTGGGCGGACGGGTGTGGACGATCCGGCCGCGGGGTTGGTGCGAGCCCGTGGAGCTGGGCGCGGCGTTTGTGCATGGCGGCAACGCGGCGTTGTGGGCGGCGATGCGACGGGCGAAGATGGCGACGCGGCGCACGCCAGGAAAACATTGGCTGGGAAACGTGGACGGGATCGAGGCGACCAACGATTTATCGCGGCGCATCGTGGGCGTGACCCAGCGCATCGATGCACAGCGGATGCGCGGCTGGTCGTTTGCGAGATTTTTGAAGACGGTGGCCGGCGATGTGTCGGCAGACGATCGGATGCTCACGGAGAGTTTTGTCGAAGGGTTCGAAGCGGCCTCGTTGGACGAAATGAGCGCGGCGTCACTCGCGGGGGAATCGCCGGATGACGCGGAGCAGTTTATTGTGCCGGGCGGTTACGATGGGTTGGTGCAGCAACTGGCGGAGGAAGCGGTGGGGGCGGGCGCGGAGTTTGAGTTGAAGGAGGAAGTGACCGACGTGCGCTGGCGGAAGGGCGACGTGGCGGTGCGGTTGCGCGGGGGCGACATGCGGCGGGCGCGCGCGGTGGTGGTGACGCTGCCCATCGGCGTGTGGCACCAAGGCAGCGTGACCTTCGCGCCGCGATTGCGGGCGAAGGAGCGGGCGGCCGCGCGGATCGGGAACGGGCAGGTGGTGAGACTGACGTTGCGATTGGACGTGGGGCGCTGGCGGGCGTTGCGCGCGCGGGGCCGGGCACCGGCGGGGCGGTTGGGATTTGGGTTCATCCATTCGCGCATCGCCGGCGTGCCAGTGTGGTGGTCAATGACGAAAACGCCGGTGCTCACGGGCTGGGCGGGCGGACCGGCGGCGAGCGTTTTGCGAGGGGCGACGGACGGGGAGGTGCGACAGCGGGCGGAGCAATCGCTCGCGACGCTGCTGGGCGTGCCGGTCACGGCGTTGCGCGGGGCGGTGCGCGGAATCAAACTGCACCGATGGGATCGAGATCCGTGGAGCGGCGGGGCGTATAGTTTCGTGCGCGCGGGCGGGGAAGGAGCGGCGCGGGCGTTGCGCGCGGTGGTGCAGGAGACGATGTTCTTTGCGGGCGAGGCGACGGCGGAAGGCGAGGAAGTGGGCACGGTGCACGGCGCGTTGGGCAGCGGCGTGCGGGCGGCCGAGGAGGTTCGGAACGTTTTTATGGTGAACGCGCGGGGACGGCGCGGGCGTTAA
- a CDS encoding AraC family transcriptional regulator has protein sequence MSAADPFSSVHGAGEEVRTGPDYLLENARREDAAALVVQRTLAGAGFFERSGRRQLVGVGQAMLFTHREPSRYGFPPEATAPYRLRFVTFSPAGVRPLFNRLRHDFGSVVAMPDDSEATALFDELLHRFEHRSFHDRFHETDLLHRLLIALYREQVLGTRTSDPIEFGYHYLRDHFRAPINLKSVAAHCGVSREHFIRAFRARYREAPGALLRRLRLEHARTMLAATAFDIQDVARASGFTSSNTFCRAYRRHFSRPPAAER, from the coding sequence ATGTCCGCCGCCGACCCATTTTCCTCCGTTCACGGTGCAGGCGAGGAGGTGCGCACCGGCCCCGACTACCTGCTCGAAAACGCCCGCCGCGAAGATGCCGCCGCGCTCGTCGTGCAGCGCACCCTCGCCGGCGCCGGCTTTTTCGAACGCTCCGGTCGCCGCCAACTCGTGGGCGTCGGTCAAGCCATGCTGTTCACGCACCGCGAACCTTCGCGCTATGGCTTCCCGCCCGAAGCCACCGCGCCTTACCGCCTGCGTTTCGTCACGTTTTCCCCGGCCGGCGTGCGCCCGCTCTTCAATCGTCTGCGGCACGACTTCGGCTCCGTCGTCGCGATGCCCGACGACAGCGAGGCCACCGCGCTCTTCGACGAGCTGTTGCACCGTTTCGAACATCGCTCGTTTCACGACCGTTTCCATGAAACCGACCTCTTGCATCGCCTCCTCATCGCGCTCTATCGCGAGCAAGTCCTCGGCACCCGCACCAGCGATCCGATCGAGTTTGGCTACCACTATCTGCGCGACCACTTCCGCGCCCCCATCAATTTGAAAAGCGTCGCCGCCCACTGCGGCGTCAGCCGCGAACACTTCATCCGCGCCTTTCGCGCGCGTTACCGCGAAGCGCCCGGCGCGCTCCTCCGCCGCCTGCGTCTCGAGCACGCGCGCACGATGCTCGCCGCCACCGCGTTCGATATTCAGGATGTCGCCCGCGCCAGCGGCTTCACGAGCAGCAACACCTTCTGTCGCGCGTATCGCCGCCATTTCTCCCGCCCGCCCGCGGCGGAGCGTTGA
- a CDS encoding alpha-glucosidase/alpha-galactosidase, which produces MSTTSANKKGHTAHTQDAATRGLPGTIERPIKITMLGAGSAFTPRLMNDILRIPGEQGGTIALVDIDRDRLKTMHRLIQKLCAQLGKTNWTVVASAKRRDVMADSDYIVNCIEVSGTACVRFDNDIPAKYGIDQCIGDTIGPGGLFKSLRTIPVFLQVLKDAEELCPQAIVLNYTNPMAMMCLAAGRTSSMELVGLCHSVQGTSHLLAERAGVPVAEMDWECAGINHLAWFTKLEHRGRDLYPLLKRKAAADLEKAFKEGRPKNPKRKNHHEWEAPEWHRDIVRKDMMLHFGAFITESSGHLSEYLPYYRKRKDLVERYSREGYDGGTSFYADNWPTWRKNADQERADMVAGKTPTEWERSWEYASWIIEAREKDTPFRIHGNVMNNHKGAGQLITNLPADGCVEVACMIDQNGINPTRYGSLPAQMAGLCASNMRMFDLGAQAAIERSKELAIYALMLDPLTAAVCSTAEIKAMTLEMFAAEKAFLPGYK; this is translated from the coding sequence ATGAGCACTACTTCCGCCAATAAAAAGGGTCACACCGCCCACACGCAAGATGCCGCGACCCGCGGCCTGCCCGGCACGATCGAGCGGCCGATCAAGATAACGATGCTCGGGGCCGGTTCGGCGTTCACGCCGCGCCTCATGAACGACATTTTGCGCATCCCGGGCGAACAGGGAGGCACGATCGCACTCGTCGATATCGATCGCGACCGGTTGAAGACGATGCATCGCCTCATCCAGAAGCTTTGCGCGCAGCTCGGGAAAACCAACTGGACCGTGGTCGCGTCGGCGAAGCGCCGGGACGTGATGGCGGATTCGGATTATATTGTGAATTGCATCGAAGTGAGCGGCACGGCGTGCGTGCGGTTCGACAACGACATCCCGGCGAAATACGGGATCGACCAGTGCATCGGCGACACGATCGGACCGGGCGGTTTGTTCAAGTCGCTGCGCACGATTCCGGTGTTCCTGCAGGTGTTGAAGGATGCTGAGGAGCTGTGTCCGCAGGCGATCGTGCTCAACTACACGAATCCGATGGCGATGATGTGTCTGGCGGCGGGGCGCACGTCGTCGATGGAGCTCGTGGGATTGTGTCACTCGGTGCAGGGCACGAGCCATTTGCTTGCGGAGCGCGCGGGCGTGCCGGTGGCGGAGATGGATTGGGAGTGCGCGGGCATCAATCACCTCGCGTGGTTCACCAAGCTCGAGCACCGCGGCCGCGATCTCTACCCGTTGTTGAAGCGCAAGGCGGCGGCGGACCTAGAGAAGGCGTTCAAGGAAGGTCGGCCGAAGAATCCGAAGCGGAAAAATCATCACGAGTGGGAGGCGCCGGAGTGGCACCGCGACATCGTGCGCAAGGACATGATGCTGCACTTTGGGGCGTTCATTACGGAGTCGAGCGGCCACTTGTCGGAATATCTCCCGTATTATCGGAAGCGGAAGGACCTCGTGGAGCGCTACAGCCGCGAAGGATATGACGGCGGCACGAGTTTTTACGCGGACAACTGGCCGACGTGGCGGAAGAACGCGGATCAAGAGCGCGCGGACATGGTGGCGGGCAAAACGCCGACCGAGTGGGAGCGCAGTTGGGAGTATGCGAGCTGGATCATCGAAGCGCGGGAGAAGGATACGCCGTTCCGGATTCACGGCAACGTGATGAACAACCACAAAGGCGCGGGGCAGCTCATTACGAATCTGCCCGCGGACGGCTGCGTGGAAGTGGCGTGCATGATCGACCAGAACGGCATCAATCCCACTCGTTACGGTTCACTGCCGGCGCAGATGGCGGGGTTGTGCGCTTCGAACATGCGGATGTTTGACCTCGGCGCGCAGGCGGCGATCGAGCGCAGCAAGGAGCTGGCGATTTATGCGCTGATGCTCGATCCGTTAACGGCGGCGGTGTGCAGCACGGCCGAGATCAAGGCGATGACGCTGGAAATGTTTGCGGCCGAGAAGGCGTTTTTGCCCGGTTATAAGTGA
- a CDS encoding TPR end-of-group domain-containing protein, protein MAKETKHDPDFEIGFFENILRRDAQYAEVVELLGGLYTKNGRIPDGLKMDRKLVRLQPRNATAHYNLACSLALSQRPAAALKSLRDAIALGYRDADWMRQDPDLEPLKTRPEFSSLLDQLKQSA, encoded by the coding sequence ATGGCCAAAGAGACCAAGCACGATCCTGACTTTGAGATCGGATTTTTTGAAAATATTCTCCGGCGCGATGCGCAATATGCCGAGGTCGTGGAGCTGCTCGGCGGCCTCTACACGAAAAACGGCCGCATCCCCGACGGTTTGAAAATGGACCGCAAGCTCGTGCGCCTTCAACCGCGCAACGCCACCGCCCATTACAATCTCGCGTGCAGCCTCGCCCTTTCGCAGCGCCCCGCCGCGGCACTCAAGTCCCTGCGCGACGCCATCGCGCTCGGCTACCGCGACGCCGACTGGATGCGGCAGGATCCTGATCTCGAGCCGTTGAAGACGCGGCCGGAATTTTCTTCGCTGCTCGACCAGCTCAAGCAAAGCGCCTGA
- a CDS encoding Fur family transcriptional regulator yields MSSPSARERFKVFLTQKGLRVTNQRMAILEAALARTDHFTAEQLLDHARAIDDSVSRATVYRTLPIMTEGGLLREVDIGSGEKFYRPIADNNSQVAQVVCTDCDKIFEISAPFMSWYGSTVSSKLGLTPVSQRLQVSAQCDRFRTTGDCPRHG; encoded by the coding sequence GTGAGCTCCCCGTCCGCCCGTGAACGTTTTAAGGTCTTCCTCACCCAGAAGGGGCTCCGCGTCACCAACCAGCGGATGGCCATTCTGGAAGCGGCCCTCGCGCGCACCGATCATTTCACCGCCGAACAACTCCTCGACCACGCCCGCGCCATCGATGATTCCGTTTCCCGCGCCACCGTCTATCGCACCCTGCCCATCATGACCGAAGGCGGGCTGTTGCGCGAGGTCGACATCGGCAGCGGCGAAAAATTCTACCGCCCCATCGCCGACAACAACAGCCAGGTCGCCCAAGTCGTCTGCACCGATTGCGATAAGATCTTCGAAATCAGCGCGCCGTTCATGTCGTGGTATGGCAGCACCGTCTCCTCGAAACTCGGTCTGACCCCTGTCTCCCAACGCCTGCAAGTCAGCGCCCAGTGCGATCGCTTCCGCACCACCGGCGATTGTCCGCGTCACGGCTAG